A single Argentina anserina chromosome 7, drPotAnse1.1, whole genome shotgun sequence DNA region contains:
- the LOC126804008 gene encoding protein ENHANCED DISEASE RESISTANCE 2-like, protein MEELELNKVASGRSQGSGHSRSSSVGGGGMFESFGWVYHLGVNKIGHEYCHLRFFFIRGKHVEMYKRDPHENPGIRPIRKGVVGPTLMVEELGRRKVNHGGGGGDIYVIRFYNRSDETKKGEIACATAGEAQKWMEAFDQAKQQAEFELSRGGSARNKLNPEDEIDLGGHRPRVRHYARGLKKLIKIGEGPETLLRQSSNLAADIGADGYFEKDVGDAVDAYEWKCVRTVNGVRIFQDVADSDSSKGIIVKAVGVIDVSADTAFEVLMNLERRQRYEWDMLTGDLEIVDSYDGHYDVVYGTFSPMYLSRWESKRDFIFSRQWFRGQDGTYTILQSPAVHKKKPMRSGYRRTKLNPSTWEIRNLNTSIDTDTPRCLVTQMAEIPSVSWWKWKKNHFSKFEKSVPYALLSQVAGLKEYIAANPSLKLKSAASIVQSKISPVSVSSGESEADPMDDEFYDAMSAESSSSDEETDTETENKDPKVKLKNVAWAIRSLTLKRTLTDANKELDAKAASFIINASQFHGSLRKARDEADKDCWTSPSSAGFMIRGKTYLKDSSKVTGGNPLLKLIAVDWFKVDKSTDRIALHPKCLIQSEAGKKLPFVLVVNLQVPATPNYSLVLYYASDRPVNPNSLLAKFVDGSDMFRNARFKLIPSIVEGYWMVKRAVGRKACLLGKAVSCKYLRQDNFLEIDVDIGSSSVARSIIGLVLGYVTSIVVDFAILIEAREEAELPEYILGTVRLNRLKIDSAVHLEA, encoded by the coding sequence ATGGAGGAATTGGAGCTGAACAAGGTGGCGAGTGGAAGGTCTCAGGGGTCAGGGCACAGCCGTTCAAGTTCTGTTGGCGGCGGAGGGATGTTTGAGTCTTTTGGGTGGGTGTATCATTTGGGAGTGAATAAGATAGGCCATGAGTACTGTCACCTTCGTTTCTTCTTCATTAGGGGAAAGCATGTTGAGATGTACAAACGTGACCCGCATGAGAACCCTGGAATTAGACCTATTCGGAAGGGTGTTGTTGGGCCTACATTGATGGTAGAGGAGCTTGGGCGTCGAAAGGTTAACCATGGAGGTGGGGGTGGGGATATTTATGTTATAAGGTTTTACAACCGCTCGGATGAAACAAAGAAGGGAGAGATTGCGTGTGCTACTGCTGGAGAAGCTCAGAAGTGGATGGAGGCATTTGATCAAGCCAAACAACAGGCGGAGTTCGAGCTTTCTAGAGGAGGTAGTGCCAGAAATAAGCTGAACCCGGAGGACGAGATTGATCTTGGTGGACATCGGCCTAGAGTGAGGCATTATGCACGTGGATTAAAAAAGCTTATAAAGATTGGGGAAGGGCCGGAGACTCTTTTGCGCCAATCCTCAAACTTAGCTGCAGATATTGGCGCAGATGGGTACTTTGAAAAGGATGTTGGAGATGCAGTTGATGCATATGAGTGGAAATGTGTGCGCACAGTTAATGGCGTCAGAATATTTCAAGATGTTGCTGACTCTGACAGCAGTAAAGGTATAATTGTTAAGGCTGTTGGAGTTATTGATGTGAGTGCAGATACTGCTTTCGAAGTACTTATGAACCTTGAGCGACGTCAGAGATATGAGTGGGATATGCTGACAGGTGATTTGGAAATTGTAGATTCTTATGATGGACACTATGATGTTGTCTATGGAACATTCAGTCCTATGTATCTTTCGAGGTGGGAGTCCAAGAGAGATTTTATCTTTTCTAGGCAATGGTTCCGCGGACAAGATGGAACATATACAATCTTGCAATCCCCAGCTGTTCACAAGAAAAAGCCTATGAGGTCTGGATATCGACGTACAAAACTAAATCCATCTACTTGGGAGATTAGGAATCTTAATACATCTATTGATACTGATACTCCAAGATGTCTTGTCACACAGATGGCAGAGATACCTTCTGTTAGCTGGTGGAAGTGGAAGAAAAATCACTTCTCAAAGTTTGAAAAAAGTGTTCCTTATGCATTGTTGTCCCAAGTGGCAGGTCTGAAGGAATATATTGCAGCAAATCCTTCCCTCAAATTAAAATCTGCTGCTTCAATCGTCCAATCGAAGATATCTCCAGTTTCTGTTTCCAGTGGTGAATCTGAGGCAGACCCAATGGATGATGAATTTTACGATGCAATGTCTGCagagtcttcttcttctgatgAAGAAACTGACActgaaactgaaaataaagATCCAAAAGTGAAACTGAAGAATGTGGCTTGGGCCATCAGAAGCTTAACTTTGAAGCGAACTTTAACAGATGCTAATAAGGAACTTGATGCTAAAGCAGCTTCTTTCATAATTAATGCAAGCCAGTTCCATGGTTCCTTACGCAAAGCAAGGGATGAAGCCGACAAAGACTGCTGGACATCTCCAAGTAGTGCGGGGTTCATGATCAGAGGAAAGACCTACCTAAAGGATAGTTCCAAGGTGACAGGAGGAAATCCCCTTCTCAAGCTCATAGCAGTAGATTGGTTCAAAGTTGATAAAAGCACAGATAGAATTGCCCTGCATCCTAAGTGTCTTATCCAGTCAGAAGCTGGAAAAAAGCTTCCATTTGTGCTAGTTGTTAATCTCCAGGTTCCAGCAACACCAAACTATAGTTTGGTACTTTACTATGCTTCTGACAGACCTGTAAATCCTAATTCTTTGCTTGCTAAATTTGTGGATGGGAGCGACATGTTTCGTAATGCAAGATTTAAACTAATTCCAAGCATTGTGGAGGGATACTGGATGGTCAAGCGTGCTGTTGGAAGGAAAGCTTGCCTACTGGGCAAAGCTGTATCTTGCAAGTATCTCAGGCAAGACAACTTTCTTGAGATTGACGTGGATATTGGATCATCATCCGTGGCAAGGAGTATCATTGGCCTTGTACTGGGATATGTCACCAGCATAGTAGTTGACTTTGCCATTTTGATAGAGGCGAGAGAGGAGGCAGAGTTGCCAGAGTACATTCTTGGAACTGTTCGGCTTAATCGTTTGAAGATTGATTCAGCTGTTCATTTGGAGGCTTGA